One Rosa chinensis cultivar Old Blush chromosome 3, RchiOBHm-V2, whole genome shotgun sequence DNA window includes the following coding sequences:
- the LOC112191458 gene encoding peroxidase 44 translates to MMRIEASFLAFFFLLPLAVADLRVGFYSASCPKAEQIVQQVVQKKFSSDRSITAALLRMHFHDCFVRGCDASILIDSTNKKKSEKTAGPNLTVRGFEVIDEAKKALEAACPSTVSCADIITLATRDSVVLAGGPSYNSPTGRRDGLVSNPNDVNLPGPSFSVSQALQSFTAKGMTLNDMVTLLGAHTVGVAHCSFFEDRLSNFQGTGSPDPSMDPALVTKLKKICGGPNDPTAFLDQNTSFAFDNQFYNQVNLKRGVMQIDQELGVDKSTAGIVSGFASNGGRFSQSFATAMLKMGSLQDGNAGEIRKNCRAFN, encoded by the exons ATGATGAGGATAGAGGCCTCATTCTtggcctttttctttcttcttcctctagcaGTGGCTGACTTACGGGTTGGTTTCTACAGTGCTAGCTGCCCAAAAGCCgaacaaattgtacaacaagtCGTCCAGAAAAAATTCTCCAGTGATCGATCTATAACTGCTGCTTTGCTTCGCATGCACTTCCATGACTGCTTTGTTAGA GGTTGTGATGCTTCCATCCTTATTGACTCCACCAATAAGAAGAAGTCTGAAAAAACCGCAGGACCAAACTTGACTGTAAGAGGGTTTGAGGTCATCGACGAGGCCAAGAAAGCACTTGAGGCTGCATGCCCGTCAACAGTCTCCTGTGCTGATATCATCACCCTCGCGACAAGAGATTCAGTGGTTCTAGCCGGTGGCCCTAGCTACAACTCACCCACCGGACGGCGTGATGGCCTAGTATCGAATCCCAATGACGTCAACTTACCTGGTCCGTCCTTCTCCGTGTCTCAGGCATTGCAGTCTTTCACGGCCAAAGGAATGACTCTGAACGATATGGTGACTCTTTTGGGTGCACACACCGTTGGTGTTGCGCACTGTAGCTTTTTTGAAGATAGGCTTTCCAACTTTCAGGGGACTGGGTCTCCCGATCCTTCAATGGACCCAGCTCTGGTTACCAAGTTGAAAAAGATCTGTGGAGGACCTAATGACCCTACTGCATTTTTGGACCAAAATACATCATTTGCCTTTGATAATCAATTCTATAACCAGGTCAATTTGAAGAGAGGTGTGATGCAGATTGACCAGGAGCTAGGTGTGGACAAGTCAACGGCTGGTATAGTTTCTGGGTTTGCTTCCAATGGTGGCAGATTCAGTCAGAGTTTTGCAACTGCTATGTTGAAGATGGGCAGCCTTCAGGATGGAAATGCTGGTGAAATAAGGAAAAATTGTAGagcttttaattaa